A genomic window from Cryobacterium sp. SO2 includes:
- a CDS encoding GNAT family protein has translation MPTAIPTLREGAVTLRPIRLRDARALERELMENRSWLRTWEATSPYAPMSFDTRASIRSLLAHSRTGSGLPFLVEYNGELAGQLNVSSITWGSLSSASIGYWVGEEFAGRSITPIAVALATDYCFGQLGLHRMEICIRPENAPSLRVVEKLGFRYEGLRRRFIHINGAWRDHFAFGLVAEEVRGGVLRRWQDGLVPAGNATVNEFDRVAALHPLPVAEK, from the coding sequence GTGCCGACCGCGATTCCTACGCTCCGTGAGGGCGCCGTGACCCTGCGCCCGATCCGGTTGCGCGATGCCAGGGCCCTCGAGCGTGAGCTCATGGAGAACCGGTCCTGGCTGCGCACCTGGGAGGCCACCAGCCCGTATGCGCCGATGTCGTTCGACACCCGGGCCAGCATCCGCAGCCTGCTTGCGCACTCGCGCACGGGCAGCGGGCTGCCGTTCCTGGTGGAGTACAACGGCGAACTGGCCGGCCAGTTGAACGTGTCGTCGATCACCTGGGGCTCGCTCTCGAGCGCGTCCATCGGGTACTGGGTCGGCGAGGAGTTCGCCGGCCGATCGATCACCCCGATCGCGGTGGCGCTGGCGACCGATTACTGCTTCGGCCAGCTCGGCCTGCACCGGATGGAGATCTGCATCCGGCCGGAGAACGCGCCGTCGCTGCGGGTCGTCGAGAAGCTCGGCTTCCGGTACGAGGGCTTGCGCCGCCGGTTCATCCACATCAACGGCGCCTGGCGCGACCACTTCGCGTTCGGCCTGGTGGCCGAGGAGGTGCGCGGGGGCGTGCTGCGCCGCTGGCAGGACGGCCTGGTTCCGGCCGGCAATGCGACCGTGAACGAGTTCGACAGGGTGGCCGCGCTGCACCCGCTGCCGGTGGCTGAGAAGTGA
- the galU gene encoding UTP--glucose-1-phosphate uridylyltransferase GalU, translated as MVTQITKAVIPAAGMGTRFLPATKAMPKEMLPVVDKPAIQYVVEEAVAAGLTDVLMITGRNKNALENHFDRVTELEAVLIQKGDRDRLAKVNESTDLADMHYVRQGDPLGLGHAVLRAKMHVGHEPFAVLLGDDIIDARDPLLEKMLAEQISRNTSVVALLEVDPSQIHLYGAAAIEKTDDPDVVRITGLVEKPSAEDAPSNLAIIGRYVLRPEVFEVLERTAPGKGNEIQLTDALQEMAVTPETTGGVYGVIFRGRRYDTGDRLDYIKAIIQLAVDRDDLGPDLRPWLHDFAATLE; from the coding sequence ATGGTTACCCAGATTACGAAGGCCGTCATTCCCGCTGCAGGAATGGGCACCCGGTTTCTCCCCGCTACCAAGGCCATGCCCAAGGAGATGCTCCCAGTCGTCGACAAGCCGGCCATCCAGTACGTCGTCGAGGAGGCCGTCGCGGCCGGCCTGACCGACGTGCTCATGATCACCGGACGTAACAAGAACGCCCTGGAGAACCACTTCGACCGCGTGACCGAGCTCGAGGCCGTGCTCATCCAGAAGGGCGACCGTGACCGGCTCGCCAAGGTGAACGAGTCCACCGACCTCGCCGACATGCACTACGTGCGCCAGGGTGACCCGCTGGGCCTCGGCCACGCCGTGCTCCGCGCCAAGATGCACGTGGGCCACGAACCGTTCGCCGTGCTGCTCGGTGACGACATCATCGACGCCCGCGACCCGCTGCTCGAGAAGATGCTCGCCGAGCAGATCAGCCGCAACACCAGCGTCGTCGCCCTGCTCGAGGTCGACCCGTCGCAGATTCACCTGTACGGTGCGGCCGCGATCGAGAAGACCGACGACCCCGACGTCGTGCGGATCACCGGACTGGTCGAGAAGCCGTCCGCAGAGGATGCCCCGTCGAACCTGGCCATCATCGGCCGCTACGTGCTGCGCCCCGAGGTGTTCGAGGTTCTCGAGCGCACCGCTCCGGGCAAGGGCAACGAGATCCAGCTCACCGACGCCCTGCAGGAGATGGCCGTCACCCCCGAGACCACCGGCGGCGTGTACGGCGTGATCTTCCGCGGCCGCCGCTACGACACCGGCGACCGGCTCGACTACATCAAGGCGATCATCCAGCTCGCCGTCGACCGTGACGACCTGGGCCCGGACCTGCGGCCCTGGCTGCACGACTTCGCCGCCACCCTCGAATAA
- a CDS encoding 5-formyltetrahydrofolate cyclo-ligase, with amino-acid sequence MDSDIEHRKRALRAELRERRHNLTAAEREAATAGFTENLQSIVTDLSARSISCYLSSPTEPNTRPFVNWAEARGIRVLFPVSRDDGLLDWTVGEEETEVQGISGAPEPKGELLGPIAINDVDLIIVPAAAIDTTGLRMGWGRGYFDKTLGSMQKCPPVYAVVYDNEYVDEVPREVHDQPVNGLVTPTRIVVF; translated from the coding sequence ATGGACTCTGACATCGAGCACCGAAAGCGGGCGCTCCGCGCAGAGCTCCGGGAGCGCCGCCACAACCTCACCGCCGCCGAGCGTGAGGCCGCTACCGCGGGCTTCACCGAGAACCTGCAGAGCATCGTCACCGACCTCTCCGCCCGGTCGATCTCCTGCTACCTCTCCAGTCCCACCGAGCCCAACACCCGACCGTTCGTGAACTGGGCCGAGGCGCGGGGCATCCGGGTACTGTTCCCCGTCTCCCGCGACGACGGCCTGCTCGACTGGACCGTCGGCGAAGAAGAGACCGAGGTGCAGGGCATCTCGGGCGCACCGGAGCCGAAGGGCGAACTGCTCGGACCGATCGCCATCAACGACGTCGACCTGATCATCGTGCCCGCCGCCGCCATCGACACGACCGGCCTGCGAATGGGCTGGGGCCGCGGCTACTTCGACAAGACCCTCGGGTCGATGCAGAAGTGCCCGCCCGTCTACGCCGTGGTCTACGACAATGAGTATGTCGACGAGGTCCCGCGCGAGGTGCACGACCAGCCGGTGAACGGGCTCGTCACACCCACCCGGATCGTCGTCTTCTAG
- a CDS encoding FmdB family zinc ribbon protein, which produces MPTYSYRCTECDTAFDIQQAFTDNTLTECPTCGGKLRKVYSSIGVSFTGSGFYRNDSRAESGSKSNSLSAEKSSAKSETKSDSTPAAKPAEKSGSSASSSGSTGSSGGSGSSSSSTPTPAPKAS; this is translated from the coding sequence GTGCCTACCTATTCCTACCGTTGCACCGAGTGCGACACGGCCTTCGACATCCAGCAGGCCTTCACCGACAACACCCTCACGGAGTGCCCCACCTGCGGCGGCAAGCTGCGCAAGGTGTACTCGTCGATCGGGGTGAGCTTCACCGGCTCCGGTTTCTACCGCAACGACTCCCGCGCCGAATCGGGCAGCAAGTCGAACTCCCTGTCCGCCGAGAAGAGCAGCGCGAAGTCCGAGACCAAGTCCGACTCCACGCCGGCCGCGAAGCCGGCCGAGAAGTCCGGCAGCAGCGCGTCGTCCTCCGGTTCAACCGGTTCGTCCGGCGGGTCCGGCTCGAGCTCCTCCTCGACTCCCACCCCTGCGCCCAAGGCGTCCTGA
- the mscL gene encoding large conductance mechanosensitive channel protein MscL produces MAMISGFKEFIMRGNVIELAVAVVIGAAFTGVVNAIVDGIFNPLIAAIFNAETLKTSMTVSLGTSTISFGLVLAALIQFLLVAAVVYFAFVMPLNKLKENQARRRQAGVPLDPKKNPVTDLDLLTEIRDLLAAQSAVAPAAMPAAATVPAVGTAPTDALASDGPKHTL; encoded by the coding sequence ATGGCCATGATCAGCGGTTTCAAAGAGTTCATCATGCGCGGCAATGTCATCGAACTGGCGGTCGCCGTCGTCATAGGCGCCGCGTTCACCGGCGTGGTCAATGCGATCGTCGACGGGATCTTCAACCCGCTGATCGCGGCGATCTTCAACGCGGAGACTCTGAAGACCTCCATGACGGTGTCGCTGGGCACCAGCACCATCTCCTTCGGTCTGGTGCTGGCCGCGCTCATCCAGTTCCTGCTGGTCGCGGCCGTGGTGTATTTCGCGTTCGTGATGCCGCTGAACAAGCTCAAGGAGAACCAGGCCCGCCGCCGCCAGGCCGGTGTGCCGCTGGACCCGAAGAAGAACCCGGTCACCGACCTCGACCTGCTCACCGAGATCCGCGACCTCCTCGCCGCGCAGTCCGCTGTGGCCCCCGCCGCGATGCCCGCCGCCGCAACTGTCCCGGCCGTGGGCACAGCACCGACGGATGCCCTCGCATCCGACGGCCCCAAGCACACCCTCTAA
- a CDS encoding AAA family ATPase codes for MWRLDRKPEDDDFASEYSDVPSPGSRLTTSPDSVSLGDPALVAGNIAEPTWQRWRDELAAVGGHSPLLHFGDSPRSRIELSATHPGGLPQFITGKTTLLSNLIRDELALRNARLAANEITQKGIELRSMRGIESVHLAIGLAQWRHGDVEFTAPVLLRPLAIRRYGRDFELKLKGAPFLNPELARALHDQFQITLDADAFVALAVTNGAFKPQPVIDRLRGLTSHLPWFNVVPRLVASSFADVGRAMAVDAHKLTHPVLDAVAGNPTAKRAIEMAYNPVMPVAQDVRPPGTDTLLLDADAEQENVVAQISAGNSLVVKTLPGTGGTQTIVNAIGSLIAQHKRVLVVSARRSSLDGIAHRLVQVGLPGVAVTPRTLRRDLIQSITRNEKCVQPRVGDVDDALVRLRKVLLDYRSALTRKDAVLGVSVLDALGELARLAQLPSPPSTTARLDRVALERLAQDRSGAAATLIKAAVLGQFRYGPGDSPWYGASFTSTADAGASHELAKRLNLPDLPRLLERANNLVGQTRLRPFETVHELGIYLRLLLDIRETLDKFQPGVFDRSLTELIAATSARRDSPEMTGANRRRLRKLADEYLRPGVHVSDMNESLRRIQQQRTLWQRYAAAGVTPEVPVGINDVHVAYQRVAEDLGKLDVPLGNAGTPRQLVNRPIRELLHTINGLAAESEVLANLHERTALLATLREHNLDPLMTDLSQRHVSEADVAAELELAWWQSVLEVMLSGDRALLNANTQVLDRLEADFKLVDEAHASTTGQILAWLLAETWKIGVVDWPEEADQLRRLLRADRATPTRINEVSPHLGRVLAPVWLASPYEVAALDDSMTFDAVLLVDAGATTLAENVGAIRRGKQVVAFGDPVTQTPSPFETGIVEPADVPVPQETNVDALHADSALARLGELLPTLTLTRSYRAGGEDLAELVNHRFYGGRIDSLPWAGSFLGHGSLTLNYVAGGHGMPDVDSGAVESVDAEVAKVVDLVMDHAVKRPRESLMVITASARHAVRVHQAVLAAFAKRTDLSDFILKDRAEPFTVLTLEQAVAQSRDRVIFSIGYGRTPHGRLLSNFGSLGEPGGERLLAIGMTRARRAMDIVSCFRPVDIDADRQRHGILALSQVLTETEARRNEVAVPDAREAMLVDLARRLERKGLTVSLGHRGKLALAASHAGRAVVVETDAVVNRASLRESLRLRPEVLRRLGWHYLRVHSFELFSNPDAVAGRVAALAGLTPTEGSTGPAHRA; via the coding sequence GTGTGGCGCCTCGATAGAAAACCAGAAGACGACGATTTCGCGTCGGAGTACTCCGACGTGCCGTCACCCGGCTCGCGACTGACAACATCCCCGGACTCGGTGAGTCTGGGCGACCCGGCGCTCGTCGCCGGGAACATCGCCGAACCCACCTGGCAGCGCTGGCGCGACGAACTCGCCGCCGTCGGCGGGCACTCGCCGTTGCTGCACTTCGGCGACAGCCCGCGCTCCCGCATCGAACTGTCCGCCACCCACCCCGGCGGCCTGCCCCAGTTCATCACCGGCAAGACCACACTGCTGTCCAACCTGATCCGGGACGAACTGGCGCTGCGCAACGCCCGCCTGGCCGCGAACGAGATCACGCAGAAGGGCATCGAACTGCGCTCGATGCGCGGCATCGAATCGGTGCACCTCGCCATCGGGCTGGCCCAGTGGCGACACGGCGACGTGGAGTTCACCGCGCCGGTGCTGCTGCGCCCCCTGGCCATCCGCCGCTACGGCCGTGACTTCGAGCTCAAGCTCAAGGGCGCCCCATTCCTCAACCCCGAACTCGCGCGCGCGCTGCACGACCAGTTCCAGATCACCCTCGACGCCGACGCGTTCGTAGCCCTCGCCGTGACCAACGGCGCGTTCAAGCCGCAGCCCGTGATCGACCGCTTGCGCGGGCTCACCTCGCACCTGCCCTGGTTCAACGTGGTGCCGCGCCTGGTGGCGTCGTCGTTCGCCGACGTCGGCCGCGCCATGGCCGTCGACGCACACAAGCTCACCCACCCGGTGCTCGACGCCGTCGCCGGCAACCCCACCGCCAAGCGCGCCATCGAGATGGCCTACAACCCGGTGATGCCGGTCGCGCAAGACGTGCGCCCGCCCGGCACCGACACCCTACTGCTGGATGCCGATGCCGAGCAGGAGAACGTCGTCGCGCAGATCAGCGCCGGCAACTCCCTCGTCGTGAAGACCCTGCCGGGAACCGGCGGCACCCAGACCATCGTGAACGCCATCGGCTCGCTCATCGCCCAGCACAAGCGCGTGCTCGTGGTCAGCGCCCGCCGGTCCAGCCTGGACGGCATCGCCCACCGCCTCGTGCAGGTGGGCCTGCCCGGCGTGGCCGTGACCCCGCGCACCCTGCGCCGCGATCTGATCCAGTCGATCACCCGCAACGAGAAGTGCGTGCAGCCGCGCGTCGGCGATGTCGACGACGCCCTCGTGCGCCTGCGCAAGGTGCTGCTCGACTACCGGTCGGCGCTCACCCGCAAGGACGCTGTACTCGGCGTGTCGGTGCTCGACGCACTCGGCGAACTCGCCAGGCTCGCCCAGCTGCCCTCCCCGCCGTCCACCACCGCCCGGCTCGACCGGGTGGCGCTGGAGCGCCTCGCCCAGGACAGGTCCGGCGCCGCGGCGACCCTGATCAAGGCCGCCGTGCTCGGCCAGTTCCGCTACGGACCCGGCGACTCGCCCTGGTACGGCGCGTCCTTCACCTCCACGGCGGATGCCGGCGCCTCGCACGAACTCGCCAAGCGCCTCAACCTGCCCGACCTGCCCCGCCTGCTCGAGCGCGCCAACAACCTCGTCGGCCAGACCCGGTTGCGCCCGTTCGAGACCGTGCACGAACTGGGCATCTACCTGCGCCTGCTGCTCGACATCCGCGAGACCCTGGACAAGTTCCAGCCCGGCGTGTTCGACCGGTCGCTGACCGAACTGATCGCCGCCACCTCGGCCCGCCGGGACTCGCCGGAGATGACCGGCGCGAACCGCCGCCGGCTGCGCAAGCTCGCCGACGAGTACCTGCGGCCCGGCGTGCACGTGAGCGACATGAACGAGAGCCTGCGTCGCATCCAGCAGCAGCGCACCCTTTGGCAGCGCTACGCCGCCGCCGGCGTCACCCCCGAGGTACCGGTCGGCATCAACGACGTGCACGTGGCCTACCAGCGCGTGGCGGAGGACCTCGGCAAGCTTGACGTGCCTCTCGGCAACGCCGGCACCCCGCGTCAGCTGGTCAACCGGCCCATCCGCGAACTGCTGCACACCATCAACGGTCTCGCCGCAGAGAGCGAGGTGCTCGCCAACCTGCACGAGCGCACCGCCCTGCTCGCCACCCTGCGTGAGCACAACCTCGACCCGCTGATGACCGACCTGTCGCAGCGGCACGTGTCGGAGGCCGACGTGGCCGCCGAACTCGAGCTGGCCTGGTGGCAGTCCGTGCTCGAGGTCATGCTCAGCGGCGACCGCGCCCTGCTCAACGCCAACACCCAGGTGCTCGACCGGCTCGAGGCCGACTTCAAGCTCGTCGACGAGGCGCACGCCTCCACCACCGGGCAGATCCTGGCCTGGCTGCTCGCCGAGACCTGGAAGATCGGCGTGGTCGACTGGCCCGAAGAGGCCGACCAGCTGCGCCGGCTGCTGCGCGCCGACCGGGCCACCCCCACTCGCATCAACGAGGTCTCCCCGCACCTGGGCCGCGTGCTCGCCCCGGTCTGGCTGGCCTCACCCTACGAGGTGGCCGCCCTCGACGACTCGATGACCTTCGACGCCGTGCTGCTCGTGGACGCCGGAGCGACCACCCTCGCCGAGAACGTCGGCGCCATCCGCCGCGGCAAGCAGGTCGTGGCGTTCGGCGACCCGGTCACCCAGACCCCGTCCCCGTTCGAGACCGGCATCGTGGAACCGGCCGATGTGCCCGTTCCGCAGGAGACCAACGTCGACGCCCTGCACGCCGACTCCGCCCTGGCCCGCCTCGGCGAGCTGCTGCCGACCCTCACCCTCACCCGCAGCTACCGGGCCGGCGGCGAAGACCTCGCCGAGCTGGTGAACCACCGCTTCTACGGCGGCCGGATCGACTCGCTGCCCTGGGCGGGCAGCTTCCTGGGCCACGGTAGCCTCACCCTCAACTACGTCGCCGGCGGTCACGGCATGCCCGACGTGGACAGTGGAGCGGTCGAGAGCGTCGACGCCGAGGTGGCCAAGGTCGTGGACCTGGTGATGGATCACGCCGTCAAGCGCCCGCGCGAGTCCCTCATGGTGATCACCGCCAGCGCCCGGCACGCCGTGCGGGTGCACCAGGCCGTGCTCGCGGCCTTCGCCAAGCGCACCGACCTGAGCGACTTCATCCTCAAGGACCGCGCCGAGCCGTTCACCGTGCTCACCCTCGAGCAGGCCGTGGCGCAGAGCCGCGACCGGGTGATCTTCTCGATCGGCTACGGCCGCACCCCGCACGGCCGCCTGCTGAGCAACTTCGGTTCGCTCGGCGAGCCCGGCGGCGAACGCCTGCTGGCGATCGGCATGACCCGCGCCCGCCGCGCCATGGACATCGTCTCCTGCTTCCGCCCCGTCGACATCGACGCCGACCGGCAGCGGCACGGCATCCTGGCCCTGTCACAGGTGCTCACCGAGACCGAGGCGCGCCGCAACGAGGTGGCCGTGCCGGATGCCCGCGAAGCCATGCTCGTCGACCTCGCCCGCCGCCTCGAACGCAAGGGCCTCACCGTCTCCCTCGGGCACCGCGGCAAGCTCGCGCTGGCCGCCTCGCACGCCGGACGCGCCGTGGTGGTGGAGACCGACGCCGTGGTCAACCGGGCCAGCCTGCGCGAATCCCTGCGGCTGCGCCCCGAGGTGCTGCGCCGCCTGGGCTGGCACTACCTGCGCGTGCACAGCTTCGAACTGTTCAGCAACCCGGATGCCGTTGCCGGCCGCGTCGCTGCCCTCGCAGGGCTGACGCCGACCGAGGGGTCGACCGGTCCGGCGCATCGTGCCTGA
- a CDS encoding magnesium and cobalt transport protein CorA — MALIDDAIYVDGHRVATPETLQDVFEVLKDKKGFAWIGLYRPTDDEVRSVADEFTLHHLAIEDALKGHQRAKIERYSDTLFLVLRPARYIDEDERVEFGELHVFVGPDFVVTIRHAESPDLASVRHRLEGTPDLLAFGPQAVLYAILDQVIDEYAPVVAGLENDIDEIEDQLFDGDQAVSRRIYALSREVIEFQRATQPLIGMLETLQAGFEKHGVDVELHRHLRDVLDHTIRVVERGDAFRQLLQNALTVHSTLVAQRQNDETRRLSETGLAQSEEVKKISSWAAILFAPTLVGTIYGMNFTHMPELKWQFGYPFAITLMVAMGFGLYAVFKRRNWL, encoded by the coding sequence GTGGCGCTGATTGATGACGCGATCTATGTGGATGGCCACCGGGTGGCGACCCCGGAGACGTTGCAGGACGTTTTTGAGGTGCTCAAGGATAAGAAGGGCTTCGCCTGGATCGGGCTGTATCGGCCCACCGACGATGAGGTGCGCAGCGTCGCCGACGAGTTCACCCTGCACCACCTCGCCATCGAAGACGCGCTCAAGGGCCACCAGCGGGCCAAGATCGAACGCTACTCCGACACCCTGTTTCTGGTGCTGCGTCCCGCCCGGTACATCGACGAGGACGAACGGGTCGAGTTTGGGGAGCTGCACGTCTTCGTGGGCCCCGACTTCGTGGTGACCATCCGGCACGCCGAATCACCCGACCTCGCCTCGGTGCGACACCGTCTGGAGGGCACTCCAGACCTGCTCGCGTTCGGTCCGCAGGCGGTGCTCTACGCCATCCTCGACCAGGTCATCGACGAGTACGCGCCCGTCGTGGCGGGCCTGGAGAACGACATCGACGAGATCGAGGACCAGCTCTTCGACGGCGACCAGGCCGTATCCCGGCGCATCTACGCACTCTCGCGCGAGGTCATCGAGTTCCAGCGGGCGACCCAGCCGCTGATCGGCATGCTCGAAACGCTGCAGGCCGGCTTCGAGAAGCACGGTGTGGACGTGGAACTGCACAGGCACCTGCGCGACGTACTCGACCACACCATCCGGGTCGTCGAACGCGGCGACGCGTTCCGCCAGCTGCTGCAGAACGCGCTCACCGTGCACAGCACTCTCGTCGCCCAACGGCAGAACGACGAGACCCGCCGGCTCTCCGAAACCGGGCTGGCCCAGAGCGAGGAAGTGAAGAAGATCTCCAGCTGGGCGGCGATCCTCTTCGCGCCCACCCTGGTCGGCACCATCTACGGCATGAACTTCACCCACATGCCCGAGCTGAAATGGCAGTTCGGCTACCCGTTCGCGATCACGCTGATGGTGGCCATGGGATTCGGTTTGTACGCCGTGTTCAAGCGCCGGAACTGGCTCTAG
- a CDS encoding 4'-phosphopantetheinyl transferase superfamily protein: protein MPASPLDDTLGVDLSTSVVVALGEKASTPAGDHRALVDLVARLTGVPAASVSLGQECPHCGAAGHGPLRVRFGDGASPVPAIHVSLARCGGRRALAVTAAGPVGIDLESVADISRAPVAEVLLSPDEADAVAALGPRAAADALAVLWTTKEAVLKAAGVGLRVDPRDLTIALDPAGEPGTAHRLLISWPDAPFPIDQVRLLPVAAPPGTVVTVAVVCARRPQLRLCPSAA, encoded by the coding sequence GTGCCAGCTTCCCCTCTCGATGACACCCTGGGCGTCGACCTCTCGACCAGCGTGGTCGTGGCGTTGGGCGAGAAGGCATCAACACCGGCCGGCGACCACCGCGCGCTGGTCGACCTGGTGGCCCGCCTCACCGGCGTACCGGCGGCATCCGTCTCGCTCGGCCAGGAGTGCCCGCACTGCGGCGCAGCCGGCCACGGACCGCTCCGCGTCCGGTTCGGCGACGGCGCGTCCCCGGTGCCCGCCATCCACGTGAGCCTCGCCCGGTGCGGTGGCCGCCGCGCCCTGGCCGTCACCGCCGCCGGCCCGGTGGGCATCGACCTCGAGTCCGTCGCCGACATCTCGCGCGCGCCGGTGGCCGAGGTGCTGCTCTCTCCCGACGAAGCGGATGCCGTGGCCGCGCTGGGGCCGCGGGCGGCGGCGGATGCCCTGGCGGTGCTCTGGACGACGAAGGAGGCTGTGCTCAAGGCCGCCGGCGTGGGGCTCCGCGTCGACCCCCGCGACCTCACCATCGCCCTCGACCCGGCCGGCGAACCCGGCACCGCTCACCGGCTGCTCATCTCCTGGCCCGATGCCCCGTTCCCCATCGACCAGGTGCGGCTGCTGCCCGTGGCCGCTCCCCCTGGCACCGTCGTGACCGTGGCCGTGGTGTGCGCCCGCCGCCCGCAGCTGCGCCTGTGTCCGAGCGCTGCCTGA